From a single Notolabrus celidotus isolate fNotCel1 chromosome 7, fNotCel1.pri, whole genome shotgun sequence genomic region:
- the LOC117816058 gene encoding ral guanine nucleotide dissociation stimulator-like 1 isoform X2 — protein sequence MGKWHLSMDPVQEWGEEQENGAVFGITLRREPVLQNSDTTDLPSTSSFVQYHTVKVRRLKAGNLEHLVTELLNPESQELDFIHIFLSTYRAFTSTSTVIELLFQRYDSTANPDNTVSSRSTLPPVIRLWLEEYSKDFHEPSHYQALRLLCANLRRRLCFRRLAHTAEALLKRLQETDCSQSASAHHNESLQQEHGDLEDRVEKSTEDEDKYNFMLFPVREVAEQLTRLDAELFVRVIPFDCLGCVWSQRDKKENRNIAPTVRATISQFNAVTNRVITSLLCPSTPGPSTSSPASSPGSSSTFLYPSTAPSSPRCARNSPALRASIIERWIAVAQECRQLKNFSSLRAILSALQSNAVYRLKKTWAAVSRESMATLDHLCETFLDENCVLTSKEDLMEDGSLPDGISTPGSKSTQLCSATRQTNSSSGVVPYLGTYLTVFTMLDTALSDNVEGGLINFEKRRREFEIISQIRQFQTSCSAYKLPVNTHITTWLRTHALLTDQESYELSRDLEPPVDPCPNSPNSWSSRLLTKKLTTLRSSSDCSLRKTHADQISVSSSGSSSSDIDDLSAPQSTPLRLKLKSFSGSLHNVAEDSPYSSMSISPSLSNSSCSSSQPDLSSSSLLLSHDSSSSSCSSPPAALPLYNKQVADSCIIRVSVECVSNGNIYKSILLTSQDHTPQVIQRALEKHNMEDISCRDFSLCQMLNNGKELQIPDNANVYYAMSTSANFDFVLRPRWRRHLGSVSSPATLRKNRHAKWKSCVLDDF from the exons ATGGGAAAATGGCACTTATCGATG GATCCAGTGCAGGAGTGGGGGGAAGAGCAGGAGAATGGGGCTGTGTTTGGCATCACGCTACGCAGGGAGCCTGTCCTGCAGAATTCAGACACAACAGACCTTCCATCCACATCAAGCTTTGTCCAGTACCACACAGTTAAGGTCCGAAGGCTGAAGGCCGGCAACCTGGAGCATCTGGTCACAGAACTGCTGAATCCGGAGTCCCAGGAGCTCGACTTCATCCACATCTTCCTCTCCACCTACAGAGCCTTCACATCCACCAGCACTGTCATCGAGCTGTTGTTTCAGAG ATATGACTCAACAGCTAACCCGGATAACACAGTCTCCTCACGCAG CACCTTACCCCCAGTGATCCGTCTGTGGCTGGAGGAGTACAGCAAAGACTTTCATGAACCCTCTCACTACCAGGCTCTCCGGTTATTGTGTGCCAACTTGCGTCGTCGTCTCTGCTTTCGTAGATTAGCACACACTGCTGAGGCGCTCCTTAAGAGGCTCCAGGAGACAG ATTGCAGCCAGTCAGCATCAGCACACCACAATGAATCATTGCAACAAGAGCACGGTGATCTGGAGGACAGAGTTGAGAAGTCCACAGAAGAtgaagacaaatacaactttatgCTCTTCCCAGTGAGAGAGGTGGCAGAGCAGCTGACTAGATTGGACGCA GAACTGTTTGTCAGAGTGATTCCTTTCGACTGTCTTGGCTGCGTCTGGTCTCAGcgtgacaaaaaagaaaatcgaAACATTGCGCCCACTGTCCGAGCCACCATCTCTCAGTTCAACGCTGTCACCAACCGTGTCATCACCTCACTCCTCTGCCCATCCACCCCTGGCCCTTCCACTTCCTCACCTGCTTCATCTCCAGGCTCCTCCTCTACCTTCCTGTACCCCTCCACTGCCCCAAGCTCACCTCGCTGTGCTCGCAACAGCCCCGCCCTCAGAGCAAGCATCATCGAGAGGTGGATTGCCGTTGCTCAG GAGTGTAGACAGCTGAAGAACTTCTCTTCACTCAGGGCCATCCTTTCAGCCCTGCAGTCCAATGCTGTGTATCGCCTCAAGAAGACCTGGGCTGCTGTCAGCAG GGAGAGCATGGCCACCTTGGACCACTTATGTGAGACTTTCCTTGACGAGAACTGTGTGCTAACCAGCAAAGAGGACTTAATGGAG GATGGGAGTCTCCCTGATGGCATTTCCACCCCTGGCTCCAAATCAACCCAGCTCTGCTCAGCGACCAGACAGACG AACTCCAGCAGCGGTGTGGTGCCGTACCTTGGCACTTACTTGACTGTCTTCACCATGCTGGATACAGCGCTGTCTGACAATGTGGAG GGCGGACTCATCAACTTTGAGAAGCGCAGACGG GAGTTTGAGATTATCTCTCAGATTCGGCAGTTTCAGACTTCCTGCTCTGCCTACAAGCTCCCAGTCAACACTCACATTACCACCTGGCTGCGGACACATGCACTGCTTACAGATCAAGAGAG CTATGAGCTCTCTAGAGACCTGGAACCTCCAGTCGACCCATGTCCCAACTCCCCCAACTCATGGAGCAGCCGTCTGCTCACCAAGAAGCTCACCAC GTTGCGTTCATCCAGTGACTGCTCTCTCAGGAAGACCCATGCTGACCAGATCAGCGTGTCGTCTTCTGGCTCCAGCAGCTCAGACATTGACGACCTCTCCGCCCCGCAGTCCACCCCCCTCAGACTCAAACTCAAG TCTTTCTCGGGCTCTCTTCACAACGTCGCAGAGGACTCTCCCTACAGCTCCATGTCCATCTCTCCCAGTCTGTCcaactcctcctgcagctcctcacaGCCAGACCTCAGCTCTTCTTCTCTACTTCTGAGCCACGACTCGTCTTCGTCCAGCTGCTCCTCTCCCCCTGCAGCGCTTCCCCTCTACAACAAGCAGGTTGCTGACTCATGTATCATCAGGGTCAGTGTGGAGTGTGTCAGCAATGGAAACATCTACAAGAGCATACTG CTGACCAGTCAGGACCACACGCCTCAGGTGATTCAGAGAGCGcttgaaaaacacaacatggagGACATCAGCTGCCGGGATTTCAGCCTCTGCCAGATGCTCAACAATGGAAAAG AGCTCCAGATCCCTGACAACGCCAACGTTTATTACGCCATGAGCACCTCTGCAAACTTTGACTTTGTGTTACGACCACGCTGGAGGAGACACTTGGGCTCCGTGTCCAGTCCTGCAACTCTGCGCAAGAACCGCCATGCCAAGTGGAAATCATGTGTCCTGGATGACTTTTAG
- the LOC117816058 gene encoding ral guanine nucleotide dissociation stimulator-like 1 isoform X1: MRTILSVCGGGDGGESRGLRSRVGRMKKLFGLRQSQCVNVHMDMEPGVWLTSFQPLDTDGRYGDPVQEWGEEQENGAVFGITLRREPVLQNSDTTDLPSTSSFVQYHTVKVRRLKAGNLEHLVTELLNPESQELDFIHIFLSTYRAFTSTSTVIELLFQRYDSTANPDNTVSSRSTLPPVIRLWLEEYSKDFHEPSHYQALRLLCANLRRRLCFRRLAHTAEALLKRLQETDCSQSASAHHNESLQQEHGDLEDRVEKSTEDEDKYNFMLFPVREVAEQLTRLDAELFVRVIPFDCLGCVWSQRDKKENRNIAPTVRATISQFNAVTNRVITSLLCPSTPGPSTSSPASSPGSSSTFLYPSTAPSSPRCARNSPALRASIIERWIAVAQECRQLKNFSSLRAILSALQSNAVYRLKKTWAAVSRESMATLDHLCETFLDENCVLTSKEDLMEDGSLPDGISTPGSKSTQLCSATRQTNSSSGVVPYLGTYLTVFTMLDTALSDNVEGGLINFEKRRREFEIISQIRQFQTSCSAYKLPVNTHITTWLRTHALLTDQESYELSRDLEPPVDPCPNSPNSWSSRLLTKKLTTLRSSSDCSLRKTHADQISVSSSGSSSSDIDDLSAPQSTPLRLKLKSFSGSLHNVAEDSPYSSMSISPSLSNSSCSSSQPDLSSSSLLLSHDSSSSSCSSPPAALPLYNKQVADSCIIRVSVECVSNGNIYKSILLTSQDHTPQVIQRALEKHNMEDISCRDFSLCQMLNNGKELQIPDNANVYYAMSTSANFDFVLRPRWRRHLGSVSSPATLRKNRHAKWKSCVLDDF, from the exons GATCCAGTGCAGGAGTGGGGGGAAGAGCAGGAGAATGGGGCTGTGTTTGGCATCACGCTACGCAGGGAGCCTGTCCTGCAGAATTCAGACACAACAGACCTTCCATCCACATCAAGCTTTGTCCAGTACCACACAGTTAAGGTCCGAAGGCTGAAGGCCGGCAACCTGGAGCATCTGGTCACAGAACTGCTGAATCCGGAGTCCCAGGAGCTCGACTTCATCCACATCTTCCTCTCCACCTACAGAGCCTTCACATCCACCAGCACTGTCATCGAGCTGTTGTTTCAGAG ATATGACTCAACAGCTAACCCGGATAACACAGTCTCCTCACGCAG CACCTTACCCCCAGTGATCCGTCTGTGGCTGGAGGAGTACAGCAAAGACTTTCATGAACCCTCTCACTACCAGGCTCTCCGGTTATTGTGTGCCAACTTGCGTCGTCGTCTCTGCTTTCGTAGATTAGCACACACTGCTGAGGCGCTCCTTAAGAGGCTCCAGGAGACAG ATTGCAGCCAGTCAGCATCAGCACACCACAATGAATCATTGCAACAAGAGCACGGTGATCTGGAGGACAGAGTTGAGAAGTCCACAGAAGAtgaagacaaatacaactttatgCTCTTCCCAGTGAGAGAGGTGGCAGAGCAGCTGACTAGATTGGACGCA GAACTGTTTGTCAGAGTGATTCCTTTCGACTGTCTTGGCTGCGTCTGGTCTCAGcgtgacaaaaaagaaaatcgaAACATTGCGCCCACTGTCCGAGCCACCATCTCTCAGTTCAACGCTGTCACCAACCGTGTCATCACCTCACTCCTCTGCCCATCCACCCCTGGCCCTTCCACTTCCTCACCTGCTTCATCTCCAGGCTCCTCCTCTACCTTCCTGTACCCCTCCACTGCCCCAAGCTCACCTCGCTGTGCTCGCAACAGCCCCGCCCTCAGAGCAAGCATCATCGAGAGGTGGATTGCCGTTGCTCAG GAGTGTAGACAGCTGAAGAACTTCTCTTCACTCAGGGCCATCCTTTCAGCCCTGCAGTCCAATGCTGTGTATCGCCTCAAGAAGACCTGGGCTGCTGTCAGCAG GGAGAGCATGGCCACCTTGGACCACTTATGTGAGACTTTCCTTGACGAGAACTGTGTGCTAACCAGCAAAGAGGACTTAATGGAG GATGGGAGTCTCCCTGATGGCATTTCCACCCCTGGCTCCAAATCAACCCAGCTCTGCTCAGCGACCAGACAGACG AACTCCAGCAGCGGTGTGGTGCCGTACCTTGGCACTTACTTGACTGTCTTCACCATGCTGGATACAGCGCTGTCTGACAATGTGGAG GGCGGACTCATCAACTTTGAGAAGCGCAGACGG GAGTTTGAGATTATCTCTCAGATTCGGCAGTTTCAGACTTCCTGCTCTGCCTACAAGCTCCCAGTCAACACTCACATTACCACCTGGCTGCGGACACATGCACTGCTTACAGATCAAGAGAG CTATGAGCTCTCTAGAGACCTGGAACCTCCAGTCGACCCATGTCCCAACTCCCCCAACTCATGGAGCAGCCGTCTGCTCACCAAGAAGCTCACCAC GTTGCGTTCATCCAGTGACTGCTCTCTCAGGAAGACCCATGCTGACCAGATCAGCGTGTCGTCTTCTGGCTCCAGCAGCTCAGACATTGACGACCTCTCCGCCCCGCAGTCCACCCCCCTCAGACTCAAACTCAAG TCTTTCTCGGGCTCTCTTCACAACGTCGCAGAGGACTCTCCCTACAGCTCCATGTCCATCTCTCCCAGTCTGTCcaactcctcctgcagctcctcacaGCCAGACCTCAGCTCTTCTTCTCTACTTCTGAGCCACGACTCGTCTTCGTCCAGCTGCTCCTCTCCCCCTGCAGCGCTTCCCCTCTACAACAAGCAGGTTGCTGACTCATGTATCATCAGGGTCAGTGTGGAGTGTGTCAGCAATGGAAACATCTACAAGAGCATACTG CTGACCAGTCAGGACCACACGCCTCAGGTGATTCAGAGAGCGcttgaaaaacacaacatggagGACATCAGCTGCCGGGATTTCAGCCTCTGCCAGATGCTCAACAATGGAAAAG AGCTCCAGATCCCTGACAACGCCAACGTTTATTACGCCATGAGCACCTCTGCAAACTTTGACTTTGTGTTACGACCACGCTGGAGGAGACACTTGGGCTCCGTGTCCAGTCCTGCAACTCTGCGCAAGAACCGCCATGCCAAGTGGAAATCATGTGTCCTGGATGACTTTTAG